The Plasmodium berghei ANKA genome assembly, chromosome: 12 genome contains a region encoding:
- a CDS encoding ribosomal large subunit pseudouridylate synthase, putative, with protein MIFSKIFNNISRHHREQIIQLKLKRSKFRLTRRNFNNYKCENMKNQNNVVKENATPLYKSYKGHDLKIEYENDFFLVVNKPYDIKLEKGKLDDIYPSVETLLRKKRNLNTFRMCGQLDYATSGLLIIAKDKLSSNILNYNIESKNISKIYLAILYGHLPLDVLHINVPISKVKNEFKMKLCYNYNDYYDTGKYCYSLIYPYKHTYLKNEKVTLCELRTITGRRHQLRLHSICLGSGIVGDETYFEDMIENKYKINYINSSGKNITTYNYNITDYIDNKNDEINIEGINNEKFNVEKYVKKRIDAERMMLHCWIIIKNENIKLENKLNKSENINILEQKIFDKDYIICDDILSKFVNEKPRTFDDCFLKNNYLINHNFINYNVKNINKNIQKVDRKLKKEKYAYDALLHNSLILENSRQETFENFAKEDKKYQTNQTNMEYRRSENSKTEIIVKNFQKFEKTNHQNNSKDLKSENIEKVDVTETFINNKMIDKNSIYSVKNDKYQNPNDLFDDIHDSVNKFNWG; from the exons atgatttttagtaaaatatttaataatatatcaagACATCACAGAGAACAAATTAttcaattaaaattaaaaagaagCAAATTCCGATTAACAAGaagaaattttaataattataaatgtgaaaatatgaagaatcaaaataatgtaGTTAAGGAAAACGCTACACCATTATACAAAAGCTACAAAGGTCACgatttaaaaatagaatatgaaaatgatttttTCTTAGTTGTAAATAAACCATATGATATTAAATTAGAGAAGGGGAAACTTGATGATATTTATCCGTCTGTAGAAACACTGCttcgaaaaaaaaggaatttAAATACATTCAG AATGTGTGGTCAACTGGATTATGCTACAAGTGGACTTTTAATTATTGCCAAAGATAAATTAagttcaaatattttaaattacaatattgaaagtaaaaatataagcaAGATATATCTAGCTATATTATATGGGCATTTACCCCTTGATgttttacatataaatgTTCCAATAAGTAAagttaaaaatgaatttaaaatGAAGTTATGTTATAACTACAATGATTATTATGATACTGGAAAATATTGTTATAGTTTAATTTATCCATATAAgcatacatatttaaaaaatgaaaaagtaACTTTATGTGAACTTCGAACAATCACAGGAAGAAGGCATCAGTTAAGATTACATTCCATATGCTTAGGTAGTGGAATAGTTGGGGATGAAACATATTTTGAAGATAtgattgaaaataaatataaaattaattatattaacagTTCAGGTAAAAACATTACTACTtacaattataatattacagattatatagataataaaaacgatgaaattaatattgaaggcattaataatgaaaaatttaatgtggaaaaatatgtaaaaaaaagaatcgATGCAGAAAGGATGATGCTACATTGTtggataataataaaaaacgaaaatataaaactagaaaataaattaaataaaagtgaaaatataaatattctagaacaaaaaatatttgataaagattatataatatgtgaTGATATATTAAGTAAATTTGTAAATGAAAAACCACGAACATTTGATGActgttttttaaaaaataattatttgattaatcataattttattaattataatgttaaaaatattaataaaaatattcaaaaagtGGATaggaaattaaaaaaagaaaaatacgCATATGATGCTTTACTACATAACTCTTTAATCCTTGAAAATTCAAGACAGGAAACGTTCGAAAATTTTGCAAAAGaggataaaaaatatcaaacaAATCAAACCAATATGGAATATAGAAGATCAGAAAATTCTAAAACTGaaataattgtaaaaaattttcaaaaatttgaaaaaacaaaCCACCAAAATAATTCCAAGGATTTAAAATCTGAGAATATTGAAAAAGTTGATGTAACAGaaacatttataaataacaaaatgatagataaaaatagtatttattctgttaaaaatgataaatatcaaaacccaaatgatttatttgatgACATTCATGATAGTGTCAATAAGTTTAATTGGGGGtaa
- a CDS encoding AFG1-like ATPase, putative translates to MNILFNSKIILKNNIGGKSNVCRNHCAFIKSQHINFSISNEKDNIKKNVAKNTNTGFIELYHKLLETKKIEKDPFQYKFILILQAFENNINNYYHNVEKKVENDKTSKKSFFSSFFKSEKKRERGIKGKDMEEVEESEEELGKLENDDNFFIFDDKIKIEKEENKLRYECINNENSYNNNINGCINIEKENGIKYVRGIYVYGSVGRGKTYFLNLVFDRIKIGKLKIHYHNFMQKIHKDFHEEKLNNSEEPIKNISIKMSKKYKLIFIDEFQIVHISDAMLIKSLFKHLFYQGTILICSSNRNPLHLYHNGLNRERFIPFIKLLFKFNYIYEIDNYHDFRLRNINPDNNIYNIPSKKIEEIKKLCVNIYMSTYKKNIDYVKNVEKINHKIFVSNYKKYIVPYNINNYAIFSFKDLCCQNSSIDEFNAISKQNNTIFIYDIEKMNEEINGNEMRRFILLIDILYEKNTRVFFFSDIPIFQIFQTNSIISDFQNLIEKMKQRFDNFNHFKNHFDKQLKSSTFNRLIFSNIVHSFGIPQEICNKLFDAINYNINKEYIPIEYLRNILCFHIINYEYNIKGSLNYFEGSNVELKPIPYLLFDENDIDTSQENAFASMRTLSRIKHMCTIEYLEKHKKLYENDI, encoded by the exons atgaatattttatttaattcaaaaataatattaaaaaacaatatagGAGGGAAATCCAATGTGTGTCGAAATCATTGTGCTTTTATAAAATCTcaacatataaatttttcgATATCAAATGAAAAggataatattaaaaaaaacgtagccaaaaatacaaatacgGGGTTTATTGAGTTATATCATAAATTGCTGgaaacgaaaaaaatagaaaaggATCCTTTCCAATATAagtttatattaatattacaa GCCTTCGAAAAcaacataaataattactACCATAATGTTGAGAAAAAAGTGGAAAATGACAAAACATCtaaaaaaagtttttttagctcattttttaaaagtgaaaaaaaaagagagaGAGGAATCAAAGGAAAAGATATGGAAGAAGTTGAAGAAAGCGAAGAAGAACTTGGGAAAttagaaaatgatgataattttttcatatttgatgataaaataaaaatagaaaaagaagaaaataaactAAGATATGAATGTATAAACAACGAAAAttcttataataataatattaatggttgtataaatatagaaaaagaaaatggaataaaatatgtaaggggtatatatgtttatggAAGTGTTGGTAGAggtaaaacatattttttaaatttagtTTTTGATAGAATTAAAATAgggaaattaaaaatacattatcACAATTTTATGcaaaaaattcataaagATTTTCatgaagaaaaattaaataattcagAAGAacctataaaaaatatatcaataaaaatgagtaaaaaatataaattaatatttattgaCGAATTTCAAATAGTACATATATCAGATGCGATGCTTAttaaatcattatttaagcatttattttatcaagGTACTATTTTAATATGCTCATCAAATAGAAACCCTTTGCATCTTTATCATAATGGATTAAATAGGGAAAGATTTATTccttttataaaattattatttaagtttaattatatatatgaaattgATAACTATCATGATTTTCGtttaagaaatattaatccagataataatatttataatattccgtctaaaaaaattgaagaaataaaaaaattatgtgttaatatatatatgagcacatataaaaaaaatatagactatgttaaaaatgtagaaaaaattaatcataaaatttttgtatcaaattataaaaaatatatcgttccatataatataaataattatgctatattttcttttaaagaTTTATGTTGCCAAAATTCAAGTATAGACGAATTTAATGCTATATCAAAACAAAACAAcactatatttatttatgatattgaaaaaatgaatgaaGAAATTAATGGAAATGAAATGAGACgttttattcttttaataGACATTTtgtatgaaaaaaatacaagagttttcttttttagCGATATAcctatttttcaaatttttcaaacaaattcaattatttcagattttcaaaatctgatagaaaaaatgaaacaaaGGTTTGACAATTTTAATCATTTTAAAAACCATTTTGATAAACAATTAAAGTCGAGTACTTTCAATCGACTCATTTTTAGTAACATTGTTCATTCTTTTGGAATACCTCAAGA aatTTGTAACAAGCTTTTTGATGCAAtcaattataatattaataaggAATATATACCTATAGAATACCTAAg aaatattttatgttttcacattataaattatgaatataatataaaaggaAGTTTGAATTATTTCGAAGGTTCCAATGTCGAGTTGAAGCCGATTCCATATCTATTGTTTGA cgAAAATGATATAGATACATCCCAAGAAAATGCATTTGCTTCTATGAGAACTTTGTCTAG aATAAAGCATATGTGTACAATAGAATATCTGgaaaaacacaaaaaactatatgaaaatgatatataa
- a CDS encoding ATP-dependent RNA helicase DDX1, putative: protein MSAFEELGLHSNLCEMLEKNGIDLPTAIQQESIPLILGGGDLCACAETGTGKTMSFIVSSLQIVHELFRNIGAYSKSDNNNNKEMLLCDNNIKENKIKQFVIKSLNNYNPRVQINNDKYECICRNSSNFYEEIKVDCEIKNDMYAFEIKILDKSFINVGFCPLIKDTLKYNYTYSSNGCKYTNSREEKYGEPFLTNDIITCLINKRSNIIAFKKNGKFMGNAFKIFYKYNDIPFFPYIFGTSFHVSFQFKNLKYIDNTYYKELAAIFSDNTKNENSERKIYFDSDIKDVENSSTFGKKETNNCIGDNHNESVENNQKKLYCIVLCPTRDLAMQTYNNYLRYSECFDNCSINIELIVGGEQNFGDKRKKGSKNPNSYSNIVVCTSFKLIENIKKNTINLNNIKLLILDEADELINSDEKSILQIKDACMKYSQNVQTCFFSATLQEKNVRECINKITNKPIFIDLKYGKNIIPSHIYVCIYYVKSKETYQYSDKEIEYANIIYNEKMNNMNYSDLYEYTDKVHVLNKNIIKKEDISLNIKINKLKKLVHIINVFNMQNGIIFCRTNLDCDNIYNFLNHVGDGKAYKGSVATTKENKYSCVILKGKMSNDERKNNLNAFKKGEVRFLICTDVAARGIDIQNLRYLIIMTMSDNYSAFFHKVGRVGRDGKNSLCIVLSSENEEEKVWYHNCPSRGVNCYNRNLKEEKGCTIYINESYYIKTINEMLEIPMHVIDSKYYYVENLFDPLNYLKNNLVNNNNNKSRRDQNKNQNSIFADIIHSDFSNMFDQNINNIKKLKATICCKHYELMNFAI, encoded by the coding sequence ATGTCTGCTTTTGAAGAATTAGGGTTGCATAGCAACCTTTGTGAAATGTTAGAAAAGAATGGAATTGATCTTCCAACAGCAATTCAACAAGAATCTATTCCGTTAATTTTAGGAGGTGGTGATTTATGTGCATGTGCAGAAACTGGTACAGGTAAAACTATGAGTTTTATTGTATCGTCTTTACAAATAGTGCATGAACTGTTCAGAAATATTGGAGCATATTCAAAAAGCGacaacaataataataaagagaTGCTACTATgcgataataatataaaggagaataaaataaaacaatttgtGATAAAatctttaaataattacaatCCTAGGGttcaaattaataatgataaatatgaatGTATTTGCCGAAATAgttcaaatttttatgaagaaataaaagtagattgtgaaataaaaaatgatatgtATGCATTTGAAATAAAGATATTAGATAAAAGCTTTATAAATGTCGGTTTTTGTCCATTAATTAAAGAcacattaaaatataattatacatatagtAGTAATGGTtgtaaatatacaaatagcAGAGAGGAAAAATATGGGGAACcatttttaacaaatgatataataacatgtttgataaataaaagatctaatattattgcttttaaaaaaaatggtaaaTTTATGGGAAAtgcttttaaaatattttataaatataatgatatacctttttttccatatatatttggaACATCTTTTCATGTAAGTTtccaatttaaaaatttgaaatatatagacaatacatattataaagAGTTAGCTGCTATTTTTAGCGacaatacaaaaaatgaaaattctgaaagaaaaatatacttCGATTCAGATATAAAAGATGTAGAAAATTCATCTACAtttggaaaaaaagaaaCGAATAACTGCATTGGAGATAATCATAATGAATCTGttgaaaataatcaaaaaaaattatattgcATAGTGTTGTGCCCAACAAGAGATTTAGCAATGCAAACCTACAATAACTATTTAAGATATTCAGAATGTTTTGATAACTGTTCTATCAATATAGAATTAATTGTTGGTGGGGAGCAAAATTTTGGagataaaagaaaaaaaggatCAAAAAATCCAAACTCATATAGTAACATTGTTGTATGTACATCATTCAAattaattgaaaatataaaaaaaaatacaataaatcttaataatataaaattattaattttagaTGAAGCAGATGAACTTATAAATAGTGATGAAAAATCTATTCttcaaataaaagatgCATGTATGAAATATAGTCAAAATGTTCAAACATGTTTCTTTTCAGCAACATtacaagaaaaaaatgtaagagagtgtataaataaaataacaaataaaccaatatttattgatttaaaatatgggaaaaatataatcccatcacatatatatgtttgtatttattatgtaaAAAGTAAAGAAACATATCAATATAGTGATAAAGAAATAGAATATgctaatataatatataatgaaaaaatgaataacaTGAATTATTCAgatttatatgaatatacaGATAAAGTACatgtattaaataaaaatattataaaaaaagaagatatatcattaaatataaaaataaataaattaaaaaaattggtacatataataaatgtatttaatatgcaaaatggtattatattttgtagaACAAATTTAGATTgtgataatatttataattttttaaatcatgTCGGGGATGGAAAAGCTTATAAAGGGTCAGTAGCAACAAcaaaggaaaataaatattcgtGTGTTATATTAAAAGGTAAAATGTCAAATGacgaaagaaaaaataatttaaatgctTTTAAAAAAGGTGAAGTTCGTTTTTTAATATGCACTGATGTAGCAGCACGAGGTATTgatattcaaaatttaagatatttaattattatgacTATGTCAGATAATTATAGTgctttttttcataaagtTGGAAGAGTAGGAAGAGatggaaaaaatagtttATGTATTGTTTTAAGTTcagaaaatgaagaagaaaaagTTTGGTATCATAACTGTCCAAGTAGGGGTGTGAATTGTTATAATagaaatttaaaagaagaaaaagggtgtactatttatattaacgagtcatattatattaaaacaattaaTGAAATGCTAGAAATACCAATGCATGTTATCGATTCAAAGTATTATTATGTAGAAAATTTATTCGATccattaaattatttaaaaaataatttggtaaataataataataataaaagtagAAGAGACCAGAATAAAAATCAGAATTCGATTTTTGCTGATATTATTCACTCAGATTTTTCAAACATGTTtgatcaaaatataaataacatcaaaaaattgaaaGCCACTATATGTTGCAAACATTACGAATTAATGAATTTTGCTATTTAA
- a CDS encoding transcription initiation factor TFIID subunit 10, putative, with amino-acid sequence MDKNFVNDDDEQLIKTLLQNTPTFGEELIDFYLAHNGCKVTEKSCFRLISLFLHKSMENIINNSMSIDFNEMKNNNDKENKHTKKELDYDKLIKEIKKFNDNSNDENAKNLSVFLE; translated from the exons atggataaaaattttgtaaatgaTGATGACGaacaattaataaaaacacTATTACAAAACACTCCAAca TTTGGTGAAGAATTAATTGATTTTTATCTGGCCCATAATGGATGTAAAGTTACTGAAAAATCATGCTTTAGACTAATTTCGCTATTTTTGCATAAATCCATGGAAAAT ATAATAAATAACTCAATGAGTATAGATTTCAATGAAATGAAGAATAATAAcgataaagaaaataagcataccaaaaaa GAATTAGACtatgataaattaattaaagaaattaaaaagtttaatgataattcgaatgatgaaaatgcaaaaaattTGAGCGTCTTTTTAGAATAA
- a CDS encoding 18S rRNA (guanine-N(7))-methyltransferase, putative, translated as MVRPEYSSPPEFFYNEDEAKKYIRNSRIRDIQSQMTERAIELLLLPETPCLLLDVGCGSGISGMTLNEYDHFWIGIDISIHMLKAGVQNEATSGGDMILADMGKMMRFQPSIFDGVVSISALQWLCNWDKKSESPTLRLNTFFKWLYYCLKRGARAVFQFYPDSPQQIETLTNSAIKAGFGGGVVVDFPNSAKSKKYYLCLWAGSATIPNMNEPMENEEEDMIIQEKRRNNKKTKKIIKKNKEWILKKKEQRRKKNLEVKRDSKYTGRKRKTRY; from the exons ATGGTTAGGCCTGAGTATAGTTCTCCCCCAGAATTT ttttaTAACGAAGATgaagcaaaaaaatatattcgaAATTCCAGAATAAGAGACATTCAGTCCCAAATGACTGAAAGAGCAATTGAATTACTTTTATTACCAGAG acTCCATGTTTACTGCTTGATGTTGGGTGTGGATCTGGAATAAGTGGAATGACTTTGAATGAATATGATCATTTTTGGATAGGAATAGATATTAGTATTCATATGCTAA AGGCCGGAGTGCAAAATGAGGCTACATCAGGAGGAGATATGATTTTAGCAGACATGGGGAAAA TGATGAGGTTTCAACCTTCTATTTTCGATGGAGTTGTCAG TATATCTGCCTTACAATGGTTATGTAATTGGGATAAAAAATCAGAAAGCCCAACTTTAAGACTTAACACATTTTTCAAATGgctatattattgtttaaaACGGGGAGCAAGAGCa gtatttcaattttatcCTGATTCTCCTCAACAAATTGAGACCCTAACAAATTCTGCAATAAAGGCAGGTTTTGGTGGGGGTGTTGTTGTTGATTTTCCAAATTCAGCAAAATCCAAAAa gTATTATTTGTGCTTATGGGCAGGTTCAGCTACTATTCCAAATATGAATGAACCAATGGAAAATGAAGAAGAGGACATGATTATCCAGGAAAAAAGACG aaataataaaaaaacaaagaagattattaagaaaaataagGAATGGATATTGAAGAAAAAGGAACAGAGAAGAAAGAAA aATTTGGAAGTTAAAAGAGACAGCAAATACACTGGAAGGAAAAGGAAAACGAGATACTAA